From one Planifilum fulgidum genomic stretch:
- the trmL gene encoding tRNA (uridine(34)/cytosine(34)/5-carboxymethylaminomethyluridine(34)-2'-O)-methyltransferase TrmL — MPFHIVLVEPEIPQNTGNIARTCAATGAILHLVKPLGFSLEDRYLKRAGLDYWDRVRLHTHDSFEDLAASFRGGRFFCATTKADRSYTDFSFRDGDFLVFGKETAGLPAHLLERYRDTCMRIPMLPENRSLNLSNAVAIVLYEALRQNGFPGLK; from the coding sequence ATGCCCTTTCACATTGTGCTGGTTGAACCCGAAATTCCGCAAAACACCGGAAACATCGCCCGAACCTGCGCCGCCACGGGCGCGATCCTCCACCTGGTGAAACCCCTGGGCTTTTCCCTGGAGGACCGCTATTTAAAGCGGGCCGGTCTGGACTATTGGGACCGGGTCCGGCTTCACACCCACGATTCCTTTGAGGATTTGGCCGCTTCTTTTCGCGGAGGGCGCTTTTTTTGTGCCACCACGAAGGCGGACAGATCCTACACGGATTTTTCATTCCGGGATGGGGACTTCCTGGTCTTCGGAAAAGAGACGGCGGGGCTTCCTGCCCATCTGCTGGAGCGCTATCGGGACACCTGCATGCGCATTCCGATGCTTCCCGAAAACCGGTCCCTCAACCTGTCCAACGCGGTGGCCATCGTGCTCTACGAAGCGCTGCGCCAGAACGGGTTTCCCGGCCTGAAATAA